The Impatiens glandulifera chromosome 8, dImpGla2.1, whole genome shotgun sequence genome includes a window with the following:
- the LOC124912582 gene encoding acetyl-coenzyme A carboxylase carboxyl transferase subunit alpha, chloroplastic-like: protein MASLSHSLVTSRGNLVSGGSVSDLIRSSSNGLSGVPLKSLGRTRFGIKTKDLRVFSKLGKVKKHDYPWPDNADPNVKGGVLSHLSHFKLLKEKQKPVTLDFEKPLMDLRKKIIDVQKMANETDLDFSDQIILLETKYQQALKDLYTHLTPIQRVNIARHPNRPTFLDHVLNITERFVELHGDRSGYDDPAIVTGLGTINDKNYMFIGHQKGRNTKENIQRNFGMPTPQGYRKALRMMYYADHHGFPIVTFIDTPGAYADLKSEELGQGEAIAHNLRTMFGLKVPIISIVIGEGGSGGALAIGCSNIMLMLENSVFYVASPEACAAILWKSAKAAPKAAEKLRITAGELLKLQIADGIIPEPLGGAHADPHWTSQQIKTAILDSMEELNKMDTEKLLEHRMLKFRKLGGFQEGIPVDPIKKVNMKKKEEPIIKPGMSPEELEGEVKELKQKILKAKESSSEHPESGLNEMIKKLKIEVDYELSEAMKALGLTDRSVALQQDFEKSRNSKDHATILALNEQIENLKNEFKQNLHTAPNYKSLKYKIDMLSELSRAKDLSEKNGKIGSLKQEINKKFEEILDRPDLKGKIESIRKEIEGSEVESATDLDQDLKDNILKLKEEIEMEFSNILKQLDLHIEPPTLSAIKNKADELNQQTMEVIEDMINSSDLKDQIEQLKVERAKAGQNPSLETKNKIEGLEQNIRQALVDAMDSSVLKKKYERLMSEFSEAVNSSETSQVNFETNSSFS, encoded by the exons ATGGCTTCATTGTCTCATTCTCTGGTCACGTCTCGTGGGAATTTGGTATCGGGAGGTTCAGTTTCGGATCTTATTAGAAGTTCAAGTAATGGGTTATCTGGTGTTCCTTTGAAATCCCTTGGGAGGACACGTTTTGGAATAAAGACAAAGGATTTGAGAGTTTTTTCAAAGTTGGGGAAGGTGAAGAAACATGACTATCCATGGCCAGATAATGCTGATCCTAATGTGAAAGGAGGGGTCCTTAGTCATCTTTCTCATTTTAAGCTTTTGAAAGAGAAACAGAAGCCTGTTACTCTAGACTTTGAAAAACCATTGATGGATTTACGGAAGAAGATAATTGAT GTGCAAAAGATGGCAAATGAAACTGATTTAGATTTCAGTGATCAGATTATCTTACTTGAGACCAAATACCAGCAG GCTCTCAAGGATCTGTATACACATCTAACACCAATACAACGAGTCAATATTGCCCGGCATCCAAACAGACCAACTTTTCTTGACCACGTGTTAAATATTACTGAAAGG TTTGTGGAACTTCATGGAGATCGTTCTGGTTATGATGATCCTGCCATTGTCACTGGTCTTGGGACCATCAATGATAAAAACTACATGTTCATAGGTCATCAAAAAGGTAGAAATACAAAGGAGAACATTCAACGCAATTTTGGAATGCCTACTCCTCAAGG TTATCGGAAGGCATTGCGCATGATGTACTATGCGGATCACCACGGTTTCCCCATAGTCACATTTATCGACACTCCAGGTGCATATGCAGACCTTAAATCAGAAGAACTAGGCCAA GGTGAAGCCATAGCTCATAATTTGAGGACCATGTTTGGTCTAAAGGTACCAATTATTTCCATAGTAATCGGAGAAGGTGGCTCTGGCGGGGCTCTGGCAATTGGATGTTCTAATATAATGTTGATGCTGGAAAATTCAGTTTTTTATGTTGCCAG CCCTGAAGCTTGTGCAGCTATTCTGTGGAAGAGTGCCAAAGCTGCTCCAAAG GCTGCTGAGAAACTAAGGATAACTGCTGGAGAGCTGCTCAAGCTACAAATTGCAGACGGAATCATCCCT gagCCACTTGGGGGTGCTCATGCCGATCCACACTGGACATCACAACAAATAAAAACCGCAATTCTTGATTCAATGGAG GAGCTGAATAAGATGGATACAGAAAAGCTGCTTGAGCATCGAATGCTGAAGTTCCGCAAACTTGGTGGATTCCAAGAAGGAATCCCAGTGGATCCAATCAAGAAAGTCAAcatgaaaaagaaagaagaaccCATTATTAAACCCGGAATGAGTCCCGAGGAGTTAGAAGGCGAAGTTAAAGAGTTAAAGCAGAAAATCCTAAAAGCCAAGGAATCATCTAGCGAGCATCCTGAATCTGGTCTGAACGAAATGATAAAGAAACTGAAGATAGAAGTCGATTATGAATTATCCGAAGCGATGAAAGCCTTAGGATTGACTGACAGGTCGGTTGCACTTCAACAAGATTTCGAAAAATCGAGAAATTCAAAAGATCATGCCACAATTCTTGCTCTGAACGAACAAATCGAGAACCTAAAGAATGAATTCAAGCAGAATCTGCATACAGCTCCAAATTACAAAAGCTTGAAGTATAAGATTGATATGTTATCAGAATTATCTCGAGCCAAAGATCTATCTGAGAAGAATGGAAAAATCGGCTCATTGAAACaagaaattaataagaaattcGAAGAAATCCTAGACCGACCAGATTTAAAGGGAAAGATAGAGTCCATAAGAAAGGAAATTGAAGGATCCGAAGTAGAATCAGCGACTGATTTAGATCAGGATCTGAAGGATAATATATTGAAGCTAAAAGAAGAGATCGAGATGGAATTTTCCAACATTCTAAAACAATTGGATTTGCACATTGAACCGCCTACATTATCCGCGATCAAGAACAAGGCAGATGAACTTAACCAACAAACAATGGAGGTTATAGAGGATATGATCAATTCATCTGATTTAAAAGACCAGATTGAGCAGTTGAAGGTAGAGAGGGCAAAAGCGGGACAAAATCCAAGTTTGGAAACAAAGAATAAGATCGAGGGCCTTGAACAAAATATAAGACAGGCCCTTGTAGATGCTATGGATTCTTCTGTCTTGAAAAAGAAATACGAGAGGCTGATGTCCGAATTTTCTGAGGCTGTGAATTCTTCTGAAACAAGTCAGGTCAATTTTGAAACAAACAGTAGCTTTTCTTAA
- the LOC124912568 gene encoding uncharacterized protein LOC124912568 → MNFRSMDEFWPYYMSQHSNPATRRWHFGGTLASIICLIYSLWFNWWFLFLVPLFGYGLAFYSHFFVEGNVPASFGHPVWSFLCDLKMFGLMVTGQMDREIKRLGKRPVLPVF, encoded by the coding sequence ATGAATTTCAGGAGTATGGATGAATTCTGGCCATATTACATGAGTCAACACTCGAATCCGGCGACAAGGCGTTGGCATTTTGGTGGGACTTTAGCTAGTATTATCTGTTTGATATATTCTTTATGGTTTAACTGGTGGTTTCTGTTTCTTGTGCCGTTGTTTGGATATGGTTTGGCTTTTTACAGCCATTTCTTTGTCGAGGGGAATGTTCCGGCGAGTTTTGGGCATCCGGTTTGGTCATTTTTGTGTGATTTGAAGATGTTTGGTTTGATGGTTACTGGTCAAATGGATAGGGAAATTAAGAGACTTGGTAAGAGACCTGTTTTGCCTGTCTTTTGA